In the genome of Sulfurimonas autotrophica DSM 16294, the window ACCTGTTTTTTCATTCTTAACAGGATGATTTCCTCCATGATGACCGAACTTTAACTTAAACGTATCATAGCCATGAGATATTGAAAGGAGTTGATGCCCTAAACAAATACCAAACATCGGCACTTTTGCATCTATAAGTTTTTTGATTTGTTCTTGTTCACGTTTGAGTACAAGCGGATCACCTGGACCGTTCGATAAAAAAACACCGTCAATAAGTTTTTCATTATATTTTTCTATTAAATCTTCGGCAATAAAATCATTGGGTACAACTTCAACTTCTATACCGGCAGATACAAGTTCATTTAAAATATTACGCTTGACACCAAAATCTATGGCAACAATTTTTGCCTGTACTTTTGGAGGCTCATCATATTTAAATTCTCTGTATGAAAAAGTGCTTGAAGTGTGCTTATACGGCTCTTTTGTACTCACTTGTTCTATATAATTCACATCTTCAATGCGAGGAGAGTTCTCTAAAATCTTTTTGAGTTCTTCTTTATCGCTTACTTTAGTTGAAGCAACCATCATCATGGAACCTTCACTTCTAAGCATTTTTGTAAGGTATCTTGTATCAATATCACAAATACCCATAACATCATTGTCGATTAAAAAGTTATGCAGTGAATTCTCGGCTCTGAAATTTGAATATCGCCCTTGATATTTTCTTACTATCATACCCTTTGCATGAGCTTTTGAACTTTCCATATCCTGCTCATTTACACCGACATTGCCGATTTCGGGCATAGTAAAAGTAACGAACTGCCCTGCATAAGAGGGGTCACTCATTATCTCCTGGTAGCCGCTCATAGAAGTATTAAACACTATTTCTCCGACTTCTGTTTTGTTCGCACCAAAACTGTTTGCTTCCAAAAAAGTACCGTTTTCCAAATATATCCAGGCTTTTTTTAATGAATTGCTCATATGCTTACTCCATTCCTCTTTTCATTAATTCTTCTCTGTAAAGTTTTTCATGTAAAATTTCAAATTCATCAGTGCCTGGGATAAATTTTCTTTTGTATGAACGTATTTTATCCATTACTGCATCTTCTATTTCCGATGTATCAGCAATAAACGATGTAATTGCATTATAAATGATATTTTTAATACGATTTTCCGTTACATCAAAATGAATCAAGTCTTCTTCATACAGTTCATCAAGTATTTTGTGAGAAATGTCCGAATATCTCTCTTCATAATTTAGAATCACTCCATATTCAGGCGCTAACTTCTTTTTGATCATAAAAAACAGTTGTCTCTCATCCGCAAGCATGAACTCTATTTCTTCTTCATTATCTTCACAGATTTCATTCACTTTTTCTTCAAGTGCCATCTCCTGTTTTACATTATCTTCTAAAACTTTTTGAGCTTCATGCGCGACACTCTCAAGCCCTTTAGTCATTGTAACAACACCACTTTTGTTTAAATCAATTGCAATTTTATTTGCTATATGGGGAATAGTTTTGAGTGATATTTTCATAGATTCGGCCTGCTTATTAATTAAATTTTGATATTTTACAATTATTTAGCTAATAGTTGTGTTAACTCTGATGCTTTTTTTGGATCCATCTTTGTTAATATTTTACCTACTACTTTTGGTTTTAAAGACTGCAAGATAGACCCAGCCTCTTTGGAGTCCATATCTGAGAGTACATTTGCAGCCGCACCCGCTTTCATTTTTGCAAAAGTCTGCGATATTTTACTCATTTTTGTCGATTGAAGCTCTTTTAAAATTTTTGAATTTTTCTCAACCATCTCTTTGATGGCTTTTTCTTTTTGGCTTACCTGAGCAAGTTTTGCATTTACGGCTTCTTCTTTTAAAGCCAATTTCGCTTCTTTTTTTTTCAATAGATCTTCAGTAGCCGTTTTTAAGGCATTTAAAGCCTGCTTTTGTTCATCTATCCGTTCTAGTTCAACCAAAAGCTCATTTTTTCTCTCTTTAAATATTTTCGTACATTCAAAAAGTTTGTCGCTGTTTTGCATAGAAAAAAGAGAAGAATATAGCAGTGCAATAAGTAAAATATATTTCAAGAAGCTTCCTTGTTTTTATTGGTATATGTCATTAAGGCAATTTCATCTAGATCTTTTGCCTCTTGAATTTTTATTTCTTTAAGCGCTTTTTGTATCTCTTCATATTCTAAATATTTATATTTTTCATACTCTATCATATCTTTTTTTAGCTGTTCTTTTGCCTGCCCAACTTCTTTTTCTGTATATACAAGCCACTCTTCATTATGTTGTATTATGGCTCTTTGGGAATCTAGAAGTGATCTGTTTGCTAGAAACTCTGCAATTTTTCCATGAGAAGGAGGCTCGATTTCTTGCAGAAAGGCTAATGAATCTTTTAGTGCTTTATTAGCTTTATTGAAATTTGCATTTGCCTGTTGTAAAAGACGCTCACGCTTTTGCATGATGTTTTTCTTTACATGTACTAAAGAGCTAAAGCGTGTCTTCAAAGTGAAATCCTTATAGAATTATAGTATCTTCTCTCTCAGGTGATGTAGAAATTATACCGACTTTTGTTTTACTTATTTCTTCAATAAGTTTTACATAATCTTGTGCAGTAGCAGGCAGTTCATCAAATGTTCTTGCACCTACTGAGTTGTCCCAGCCTTTAAATGTTTTATAAATCGGTGTCACATTTTCCAAATCAATTGGAACATAATCTATTGTTTTGCCATTATATTCATAAGCAACACACACTTTCACCTCATCAAAACCATCAAGTACATCAAGTTTCATCAATGCAAGTTCATCACAACCGTTTAAGCGACTTGCATATCTTGTAGCGACAGCATCAAACCAGCCGCAGCGTCTTGCGCGTCCTGTAGTCGTTCCAAATTCATGTCCCTGCTCGCCAAGGCGTTTTCCATCTTCACCTTTATCTTCACTTGGAAATGGTCCATTACCGACACGAGTACAGTATGCCTTAACAATTCCTGTCACTTTTCCGATGTCTTTTGGATTGAGACCAAGTCCAGTACATGCACCCGCACTTACTGTTGAAGATGAAGTAACATACGGATATGTACCATGGTCAATGTCCAGCAAAGTCCCTTGAGCACCCTCAAGCAGTACACGCTTGTTTTCATCATCAAGCGCACGCCATACCATCTGTGTTGTATCTGTAATAAATGGAGCAAGTTTTTCTTTAAAACCTTCAAGTTCAGCCAAAAGTTCCTCTTTTTTTGGTGCATGCAGATCCATAACATCAAAAATAGGCTTGTTCTGCTCAAAATAATCTAAAATAGTTTGGCATAATTTTTCAGGGTTTAAAAGCTCGCCTACGCGATGTCCTATACGGTTAATTTTATCAGAATACGCAGGCCCGATACCTTTTCCTGTCGTACCGATAGCTTTGTCACCTTTAAGACGCTCTTTTGCCTGGTCAATCTGCGCATGATAAGAAAGATTTAAGTGTGCTTTATCTGAGATAAAAAGACGACCCTCAAGCCCTTCAAACTGTTGCATCTCTTTTATTATAGATGATGGAGAAAGAACAACACCGTTGCCTACCACATTTACAGCTTTAGGATTTAATACCCCTGATGGAATAAGGTGCAATGCATATTTTACACCGTCTACCCAAATAGTATGACCAGCATTGTGTCCGCCTTGAGAACGGCATACCATATCATATTCAAGGGCAAGTTTATCTACTATCTTGCCTTTTCCTTCGTCACCCCACTGTATTCCTACAATTACGTCTGCTTTATTTGTATACATATTTTATCTTTTTCCTCTTTTTCTATTGCTCTAAGGCATCACACAATGTGTCTGTATAAATTGCAAATCCTACAGATGTTAATTCGGCATTTTTATATCTTCCGCCGCGTGCATATACTTCATTTCCTACAATACATCTAAAAAACAACTCATCATAATAGAGCATTTTTGCATAATACATCGGTGCTAAAACAGCATTTTCGCATCCTGCCTCTGAACATAAATCTTTCATCTTTTGCAGTTCTATTTTTATAGCTTCGGGTACTTTGTTTATGATATCATCTATCTGCTCTACATACTGCAGATAAACAAGTTCACTCAGCCACTCAACGTTTAGATTAATAAACTTGTCAATATTAATATGCCTGAAATCATCTATGCTTAACTCATCAAACATTGCAACTAAAAGTTCAGGTATTTTTATATTTGAAATCTGCATTAAAGGCTTTACATGTAACTTCTCGAAAATCTCCAAGGCAAGACTTGCTACGGATGAAAGCTTTTTTTCTCCCATAAATTCAACGCCTACTTGATACTGTTCAGTAGTCGGATAGGTAAAAACAGGCTGAATATAAAACCATTTTTTCTGTTTTGTATTACTCCCGAGTCTTTTTTCTATGATACGTACAACGTCTATAGTTGAGTCCGCACGCAGTGATAACGCATTGTTTTTCTCATCATTAATGCGAATCAATTCTTTCTCATCGGCTATACTTTTATGCTGATGGTATGAAAATATCGGTGTTACAATCTCTTCATATCCGTTTTTATCAAGAATATCACTCGCTATATTCTCTATATGGCGTTTTACTTTTGCAGACTCGCCAAAGTAAAGTTTTGAACCATTAGGAATCTCGTGTTCTAGTATCATTTATTTGTCGCCTTTTATTAACTTTTTAGAAA includes:
- the carA gene encoding glutamine-hydrolyzing carbamoyl-phosphate synthase small subunit; the encoded protein is MSNSLKKAWIYLENGTFLEANSFGANKTEVGEIVFNTSMSGYQEIMSDPSYAGQFVTFTMPEIGNVGVNEQDMESSKAHAKGMIVRKYQGRYSNFRAENSLHNFLIDNDVMGICDIDTRYLTKMLRSEGSMMMVASTKVSDKEELKKILENSPRIEDVNYIEQVSTKEPYKHTSSTFSYREFKYDEPPKVQAKIVAIDFGVKRNILNELVSAGIEVEVVPNDFIAEDLIEKYNEKLIDGVFLSNGPGDPLVLKREQEQIKKLIDAKVPMFGICLGHQLLSISHGYDTFKLKFGHHGGNHPVKNEKTGLVEITAQNHNYNVPDNIVEIASVTHTNLFDGTIEGLCYNEAPVFSVQHHPEASPGPKESRYIFNEFLSLIKR
- a CDS encoding DUF507 family protein, which codes for MKISLKTIPHIANKIAIDLNKSGVVTMTKGLESVAHEAQKVLEDNVKQEMALEEKVNEICEDNEEEIEFMLADERQLFFMIKKKLAPEYGVILNYEERYSDISHKILDELYEEDLIHFDVTENRIKNIIYNAITSFIADTSEIEDAVMDKIRSYKRKFIPGTDEFEILHEKLYREELMKRGME
- a CDS encoding MotE family protein; this translates as MKYILLIALLYSSLFSMQNSDKLFECTKIFKERKNELLVELERIDEQKQALNALKTATEDLLKKKEAKLALKEEAVNAKLAQVSQKEKAIKEMVEKNSKILKELQSTKMSKISQTFAKMKAGAAANVLSDMDSKEAGSILQSLKPKVVGKILTKMDPKKASELTQLLAK
- a CDS encoding flagellar export protein FliJ, which translates into the protein MKTRFSSLVHVKKNIMQKRERLLQQANANFNKANKALKDSLAFLQEIEPPSHGKIAEFLANRSLLDSQRAIIQHNEEWLVYTEKEVGQAKEQLKKDMIEYEKYKYLEYEEIQKALKEIKIQEAKDLDEIALMTYTNKNKEAS
- a CDS encoding adenylosuccinate synthase; its protein translation is MYTNKADVIVGIQWGDEGKGKIVDKLALEYDMVCRSQGGHNAGHTIWVDGVKYALHLIPSGVLNPKAVNVVGNGVVLSPSSIIKEMQQFEGLEGRLFISDKAHLNLSYHAQIDQAKERLKGDKAIGTTGKGIGPAYSDKINRIGHRVGELLNPEKLCQTILDYFEQNKPIFDVMDLHAPKKEELLAELEGFKEKLAPFITDTTQMVWRALDDENKRVLLEGAQGTLLDIDHGTYPYVTSSSTVSAGACTGLGLNPKDIGKVTGIVKAYCTRVGNGPFPSEDKGEDGKRLGEQGHEFGTTTGRARRCGWFDAVATRYASRLNGCDELALMKLDVLDGFDEVKVCVAYEYNGKTIDYVPIDLENVTPIYKTFKGWDNSVGARTFDELPATAQDYVKLIEEISKTKVGIISTSPEREDTIIL
- a CDS encoding ATP phosphoribosyltransferase regulatory subunit gives rise to the protein MILEHEIPNGSKLYFGESAKVKRHIENIASDILDKNGYEEIVTPIFSYHQHKSIADEKELIRINDEKNNALSLRADSTIDVVRIIEKRLGSNTKQKKWFYIQPVFTYPTTEQYQVGVEFMGEKKLSSVASLALEIFEKLHVKPLMQISNIKIPELLVAMFDELSIDDFRHINIDKFINLNVEWLSELVYLQYVEQIDDIINKVPEAIKIELQKMKDLCSEAGCENAVLAPMYYAKMLYYDELFFRCIVGNEVYARGGRYKNAELTSVGFAIYTDTLCDALEQ